Proteins encoded together in one bacterium window:
- a CDS encoding phosphoglucosamine mutase has translation MKQVIAFGTDGIRGPAHEYPFTTTSLQKLGKALGLWAIKKYAKQKPQFLLASDTRESCPRIKAAVRVGLEQVGVKVIDAGVVPTPAVFQLIHHVAHEQQPFDAGVMVSASHNPYHDNGLKIFDARDCKLTKKDEQEIVDYFNAMDDEVDFVISDIQIASWAQAGPEYGNLVASFFPHNFLAGITVVLDCAHGATYQLAPMIFEKFGAKVVLLHAAPTGTNINHGCGALHPQTLQAEVVRLGAHAGFAFDGDGDRVIAVNRFGVVKDGDDVLSLLLRLPRYALSKQVVGTVMTNSGFEHSMQQAGVQLIRTPVGDKYVSAMMEECDILLGGETSGHIIVKDYSRTGDGIFVALKILESMLTTQNWDMASPEKYPQVLVNVPVEHKRNLADQPFARIIQQYEQELQKGRILVRYSGTENLLRVMIEAATNERALSFAQRLATALQQALSTEGFYENC, from the coding sequence GTGAAACAAGTTATTGCTTTTGGTACCGATGGCATTCGTGGGCCGGCGCATGAGTATCCGTTTACAACTACCTCGTTGCAAAAACTTGGAAAAGCGTTGGGTTTGTGGGCGATTAAAAAATATGCTAAACAAAAACCACAATTTTTGTTAGCAAGTGATACGCGTGAATCGTGCCCGCGTATTAAAGCTGCTGTGAGGGTAGGGCTTGAGCAAGTTGGTGTTAAGGTTATTGATGCTGGGGTGGTGCCAACGCCGGCGGTGTTTCAATTGATTCATCATGTTGCTCATGAACAACAACCGTTTGATGCTGGCGTAATGGTTTCGGCATCGCACAACCCGTATCATGACAATGGATTAAAGATTTTTGATGCGCGTGATTGCAAGTTGACTAAAAAAGATGAGCAGGAAATAGTAGATTATTTTAATGCCATGGACGATGAAGTTGATTTTGTTATTTCTGACATCCAGATTGCTTCGTGGGCTCAAGCAGGGCCTGAATATGGCAATCTGGTGGCATCATTTTTTCCGCACAATTTTTTAGCGGGGATTACTGTTGTGCTTGATTGTGCTCATGGCGCAACTTACCAACTAGCACCCATGATTTTTGAAAAATTTGGTGCAAAGGTGGTTCTGTTGCATGCAGCGCCTACTGGCACCAACATTAATCATGGCTGTGGCGCCTTGCACCCACAAACACTTCAAGCTGAAGTTGTAAGGCTGGGAGCGCATGCCGGCTTTGCATTTGATGGTGATGGCGATCGTGTGATTGCCGTTAATCGGTTTGGTGTGGTTAAAGATGGTGACGATGTATTGAGTTTGTTGTTGCGTTTGCCGCGCTATGCGCTTTCCAAGCAGGTAGTGGGAACGGTGATGACGAACAGTGGTTTTGAGCATTCGATGCAGCAAGCTGGCGTTCAGCTGATTCGTACTCCCGTTGGCGATAAGTATGTATCGGCAATGATGGAAGAATGCGATATTTTGCTGGGTGGCGAAACCTCGGGGCATATCATCGTTAAAGATTACTCGCGGACAGGCGATGGCATTTTTGTGGCGCTTAAGATTTTAGAGTCGATGCTGACGACGCAAAATTGGGATATGGCTTCGCCTGAAAAATATCCGCAGGTGCTGGTTAACGTTCCGGTTGAGCATAAGCGCAATTTAGCGGACCAGCCATTCGCTCGGATTATCCAACAATATGAGCAAGAGTTGCAAAAAGGTAGGATTTTAGTACGTTATTCAGGAACTGAAAATTTATTGCGTGTTATGATAGAAGCTGCAACAAATGAGCGGGCACTCAGTTTTGCTCAACGGTTGGCAACAGCTTTGCAACAGGCACTTTCTACTGAAGGATTTTATGAAAATTGTTAA
- a CDS encoding LysE family transporter, with the protein MSVWFFISCFLIGIAVSSSVGPIFIWIFNHGARYGFLKAFPIGLGAALVDGIYFSLGLLGGLKLLETSKNILLAMDIVGGILLIILGYRTIMEQQRIENIHVSGFFKSTGKAFIVTLFNPFTALFFMIVSVQLLPVGIQKLSAWQIGMGSVMVFGGSLTVLSTVGLIASSIGNAINTRALKLISLCTGTLFLITGIYLLSDFVLNLIKIIRLR; encoded by the coding sequence ATGAGTGTCTGGTTTTTCATTTCATGTTTCTTGATCGGCATTGCCGTATCGTCATCGGTTGGTCCCATTTTTATTTGGATTTTTAATCACGGCGCACGCTACGGGTTTTTGAAAGCATTTCCAATAGGCCTTGGAGCAGCATTGGTTGATGGCATCTACTTTTCTCTAGGTTTATTGGGCGGCTTAAAATTACTTGAAACTTCAAAAAATATTCTTTTAGCCATGGACATTGTTGGCGGTATTCTTTTGATCATTCTTGGCTACCGCACCATCATGGAGCAACAACGCATCGAAAATATTCATGTAAGCGGTTTTTTTAAGTCAACAGGCAAAGCGTTTATTGTCACACTCTTCAATCCGTTTACGGCTTTGTTTTTCATGATTGTCAGCGTTCAATTACTGCCAGTTGGCATACAAAAACTTTCAGCATGGCAGATTGGAATGGGCAGTGTTATGGTCTTTGGCGGCTCATTAACCGTTCTTTCAACCGTCGGACTGATAGCTAGCTCGATTGGTAATGCCATTAACACCCGCGCTCTAAAATTGATTTCATTGTGTACCGGCACTCTTTTTCTTATTACCGGTATTTATTTGCTCAGCGACTTTGTTTTAAATCTCATTAAAATTATTCGCTTACGATAA
- a CDS encoding helix-turn-helix transcriptional regulator, giving the protein MSSTELRVKELLRERGWTTKVLAEKTGMSESYLTHIKNGTRRWNEDALKKLANAFDIHPVDLFAQRRSRTDNVDTNIKIPETTAVDLQLKIVPVMGDIPSNPSPYNNQLTQVTTGYKDIFVPVFNSSDDSMFCLNVESNAMAPTFVKGDYLIISPETWTRSGDIAAVEYGNENPIKGILQVTYMEDFIVLESVNHKHPPVALIRGKDNFRVVGKVTHRYQKLS; this is encoded by the coding sequence ATGTCTTCAACAGAGTTACGGGTTAAAGAATTGCTGAGGGAACGAGGGTGGACTACCAAAGTTCTTGCGGAAAAGACCGGTATGTCCGAAAGTTATTTGACGCATATTAAAAATGGTACGCGTCGTTGGAATGAGGACGCGTTAAAAAAATTAGCTAATGCGTTTGACATTCATCCCGTTGATTTGTTCGCACAACGTCGTAGTAGAACCGATAATGTGGATACTAATATCAAAATTCCTGAAACAACAGCAGTTGACCTTCAACTCAAAATTGTTCCAGTGATGGGCGATATTCCATCAAATCCTTCTCCTTACAACAATCAGTTGACGCAAGTGACAACCGGCTACAAAGATATTTTTGTGCCAGTTTTCAATAGCTCTGATGATTCAATGTTTTGTTTAAATGTTGAAAGTAATGCCATGGCACCAACGTTTGTGAAGGGAGATTATTTAATTATTTCTCCTGAAACATGGACGCGATCTGGCGATATTGCTGCCGTTGAATATGGCAACGAAAATCCAATCAAGGGTATCTTGCAAGTAACGTACATGGAAGACTTTATCGTGCTTGAATCAGTGAACCACAAACATCCTCCGGTGGCATTGATTCGAGGTAAAGATAATTTTCGTGTTGTTGGTAAAGTAACACATCGTTACCAGAAGCTTAGCTAG
- a CDS encoding ribonuclease HII, with protein sequence MQTKKAIPKKQHSFPKHFFEKDAWTQNLHVCGIDEAGRGPLAGPVVVAAVILPLNTTYKLLKDSKIMTEEEREQAYQWIVTHCLFSVAQADHSQIDRINIYQATLHAMRRAYIQLIGTMGNQFETLRYVVVDAMPVFMKEPYKHSNLDFHNFTFGETYSRSIAAASIVAKVTRDRLMHTTQKLFPAYAFGDHKGYATKEHIASIHQHGPSIVHRTSYLSNILKSQQDHEHQNLLF encoded by the coding sequence ATGCAAACCAAAAAAGCCATACCGAAAAAACAACACTCGTTCCCCAAGCACTTTTTTGAAAAAGATGCCTGGACTCAGAATTTGCACGTCTGCGGCATTGACGAGGCAGGGCGCGGGCCATTGGCAGGGCCGGTTGTTGTAGCGGCGGTTATTTTGCCACTCAACACTACCTATAAATTGCTCAAAGATTCAAAAATTATGACCGAAGAAGAACGAGAACAGGCATACCAATGGATTGTTACCCATTGCCTTTTTTCCGTTGCTCAGGCCGATCATTCACAGATCGACCGCATTAATATTTATCAGGCAACCTTGCACGCGATGCGCCGAGCATACATCCAGCTGATTGGCACCATGGGCAACCAATTTGAAACATTGCGTTATGTGGTAGTTGATGCCATGCCGGTTTTTATGAAAGAACCGTACAAGCACAGTAACCTCGATTTTCATAACTTTACGTTTGGCGAAACATACTCTCGCTCCATTGCCGCCGCTTCAATTGTTGCCAAAGTAACACGCGATCGACTGATGCACACAACACAAAAATTATTTCCAGCCTATGCCTTTGGCGACCACAAGGGTTATGCAACAAAAGAACATATCGCCAGTATCCACCAGCATGGGCCCAGCATTGTGCACCGCACCAGCTATTTGTCCAACATTCTTAAAAGCCAGCAAGACCATGAACACCAAAACCTCCTCTTCTAA